CATGCCGTTATCCACAAACAGGCCATATTTCTTTTCAAGCTGGCGCGAGACCCGATCCAGAATTTTAAAATCGCGATAGGGGGTGACGAGCTGAAGCGTCTCCGGATGCACCCGGTTAAAGGCGATGTGCATATGAAAATTGTCGGTATTGATATGCGTACCCGCAACATATTGATGGCCGTCAAAACCCAGCGCCCCGGCATAGGTTGCGGCAATGTCTTTTAAGTCCTGATCCGACAGCCGGTCTTTCTCGCCCGGGCGGACGGAGACAATCATGTGATAGGACTTGTCTTTGACATCGGGCTTGAGGCGGCGCACGGCTTCAATCTCGACCAGGGCGAGATCAAGATCCTCTTTGCTTTCGCCTGCACCACAATGGGCAATCCAGAAACGGTCGAGCTTTTCGCCAGCCTCTTTGGCCGCTGCAATATAATGGGCCAGTTCCTTGTAGTTATCGGCGATATGGGCGTTCTTGGGGATCTTCTTGGCGATCATGACGCTTTACGATGCAGGGAACTGTCAATCTCGCGCACCAGACTTTTAAGCGCATTCTGGGTGTCGGTAATGTCGAGGATCAATTGATCAAACTTGACCAGCAGATCGGCACTCAGCGGTTCATCGAGGGCGAGTTTAAAGAGATTGCCGAGACGCGCCTGGTCGGCATTGACCCTGAGAAGGTCAAGAATGGCCTGGGAGGCTTCAAATGTGCGCTGATCGGGCAGTTTGCTGTTCATGAGCAGCCGTCTTAGCAGCTCCGAACGGCTTAACCGCATTTGTCCGGCCAGCCGGTCGAGGTGGGCCAGTTCGGTGTCATCAAGATAGGTTTTAACCAGGTTGCGGGTGGTGGCCATGATCTATCGTCCCGGATCAATATTTTTATGTGACCGGAATGCTTCGTTCATCATGCCCTTCATCAGACTTTCGGGCATTTCGTTCCCGAACCCGCCGACCAGATTGATGATGTTCTGGGTGACTTCTTTCCCGAACTTCTGTTGATAAATTTCAAGAGCTTTTTTGATCAGTTCGGGTTCTCGTTTGGAGGGGTCTTTGTTAAAATTGATGAGATTGAAAAAATAGCGTGGATCAAATGTGATCGTCTTGGAAAAGACAACGTTTCTGTCTTTGTCACAAACTTCAAACTCGACCGTTTCAATCAGGTCTTCATTTTCCATTTTGCGTTGATAGTCCACAAAGCACCAGGTAATGGAATAGTATTCAGGACCTTGTGTGATATGTCCGCTTTCGCTAAATCGTGCCGCTGGAATTTTTGTCCGAATGGCCTGTTTGAGATCGACCTGATCAGCATGGATTTGCTGGCCGTAAATGGATAGACCTGCGGATCGGTAAGCGAACATCCAGGGAATATTACGTAACGTCGCATCATAAAAAAGATACCCCTCTGCTTCGATCCAGCTTTCGAGCATTGCAACAGCAATTTTCGCTGAAACACGGATGCCGGTCTCTTTGCGGATGATATAAATCACGCGGTCAAACTGCGTCAGAACAATGCCGAGAATTTTAAGGGAGATACCTTCCAGACCGCGTTTTTTGTTGCCACCACGACTCTGGTTTTGGCGAATGTAGGGGCACCATTCAAAGTTTTCGGGTTCAAAATAATCGAAACCTTTAATGCGTTTGCCAGTATGGCGACCATATGGCCGGTCAGTATGGCGTAGCTCTTCATATAAACCGATAATCTGGATTGGGTTATCACATGCTGGACATACAGCATATTCGCGTTGTTTCTCGCCGTTGACCTGATACCAGGGCTCCAGTTTTCTCGTGTCTTTCTCAAATGCAGTACGCTCAATTTCGCTTTCGCCGTATGCTTTTGGCTGCAATTTGTAGACGCGCATTGTCATCTCCCTTCACCATCAAGTTTACTGAAAGAAGACCGCAAATTGTAATGGTTGGCAACGCTGTTCCACCAGTCTGCGCCCAGGCTCGGTATGGCGGTTTTCTGTTCAGCGACATAGAGACATTGCAGGAGTGTCGGCATATCAAGCGACAGGGTGGTCTCACCGGATTGCAGGGCAAAAATCAGGGCCGGGCCACAGTCGTCACAGAAAACATCCTGTGCTTCGTCAAGCCGGGCACGCGCCCGGAAAATGGCCTCGGGAGAAGGTTTTGACATCATCATGATCCTTTATAAATGCTCGCTAAAGATGCCGGTGGCCCTTATAGAGAGCCACCGGCAGAGGATTAGATCGCCACTTGTTGGCGTTGCGAACGCTGTTGCTGTTTGGGTGCAGGCAGGGTGCGGGCCTTTTGCAGTTTTTGCGTCAGGCCCAGCTCTTTGATCTGCTGTTTGACGGTCTTGGCCAGGCTGTCGATCCCGCGTGCCACATGCAGATCGTTATAATCCGTCAGCCCCGCCTGTTTTTCTGCCGGGGAGAGGGGGGGCTTAATCACGGCGGCCTCCACCCGGGCGGCAGCTCGTTCAGCTCCCTTGAGGCCAGGATTGATGCCCTGTCTGGCTTCAACCCCGTGATCATCATCGGCAGCAATGATCAAGGGCCGGTTGGGGAAAGCTTTTTGCAGGGCTTCGGCGACCGGGGCGAGATTGCCGCTATCCATCGCAATGGCGGTTTGATAGCCGGTAGCCATATTGAGGCTTTTGCCGGTGGCAAATCCTTCGGCAATCAGGATCGGACCTTTTTTACTGCCCGGGATCATGTGCATCAGCCCGGTCTTGCGACCATCCTTGAGGAAGCGTTTGCTGCCATCGGGTGTAATGACCTGGACATTCTCGATGAAGCCTTTGGCGGTCGTCATCGGCATCAGCAGATTGTTGTGAATGTCCTGTTTTAGCGTTTCACCGCCCACCTGCTTGCGTTGCAGATAGACATGATCTCCACTGGCCGTGTCGGCCCCCTGGACCATCGCATAGGCGCGTTTCGCCACCTGTTTGTATTGGGCTTTGAGGTTTTCTTCCATTTGCGCCTTGCGGGCAGCAGCTTCGGCCTTGCTGCGTTCAATCTCGGCCGGGTTGCGTTCGGCAGCCGAACTGACCCATTTCACCGGCTCGTTCCCGGATTTGTAATTGACGATATTGCCGGCCGGAATGCCTTCGATAAAACCACGATAGGAACCGCTTTTCTGGCCCTTGCGGTCGCTTTCCACCGACACCCGGTGCCATTTGCCATCCATGGTGGGCAGGCCTTCGATCACCAGACCGTTTTCACGGCAGGCCAGGGCAAATTCCTCTTCCGGGCGCATCCGGGATTGCGGTTTTTCGAGAGTTTGTTCGTTCCAGCGGGCAAAAGGTTTGAGATCTGCGTCGTCCTGCACATACCAGGATTTCGCCCGGCGATCCCATTTCGCACCAAGTGCCTTGGCGTCGTTCTTTTCGCTATAGGAAACATTGAGGTAATGGCGTTTGGATGGTGTGCCGGGATTATTCTCGGGTGAGTCATGAGCGGCCATGTTTTCCTGAAGCTGTGGTGTTCTTGCAGGCTGTGCCGTAAGCTCCTCAGCCCGGCTTTCCTGTCGTGCCTGTTTTTGCTCGGCGATAAACCGCTCTGCCATTTTCTGTCCCGGATCAGCCCCAAGGCTTTTCACCAGTTCACTGGTGCGTTGTGCTTCCGGCACAAACCATTGCGGGCGCAGCGGCTTAAAATAGTCCTGATCAGGATGGGCGTCATACATGGCCGAGAGCAGTTCGGCATGTTTGGCAGACCGGCCTGCAAGGTCGGCCATCGTCGTGAAGGTTTCCCGTTCCTGGTTAAAGGACCGGTCTTTCTTGTCGGGATCATCAGAATATTGCCACCAGACATCGATGCGTTTGAAAGAGTTCTTTGCATCATTCAGGGCCCGGGCCTCGCCGTCGGGCAAACCATCAAGACGGGCGGCGTGTAACATCCAGTCTTCTTTGATTTTGACTGCCGTGTTTTCTGCCTGTCGCTCAAAGACCCGATCCGCAACGCCCCGGGCGGGATCCGTGCCCAGGCTTTTGGCCAGTTTATGTTCGCGCTCTTCTGCCGGGATGAACCAGTCGGGGCGAAAGGGCTTAAAATGGTCCTGATCGGGATGGGCGTCATACATCACCGAAAGCAGTTCGGCATAGCTGGTGGTAAAATTCCCCAGTTTGTCCATACGGGCAAAGGTTTCCTGCTGGTGCTTTGTTGCCTGTGCGCGGATGGCCGGATCGTCAGAGCCTTGTCCGGCGATATCGATCTGATCAAAGGCGTTTTTGGCCTCGACCATCCTTTCGATATCGATATTGACCATGTTTTCAAGCCGGCCTGCATGGAGCATCCAGTTCTCCCGGACGTCCTTTTCATTCCAGCCGGGCATATCTTCGCGCTGTTCGGGCACAATCCTGTTCTTGCGGACCATTTTGGTGGCCTCCTGCTGCTTTTCCTGTGCCAGAACAGGCTTGAGCTGTTCGCGCAGTTCCGGTTGGCTCACCCAGCTTCGGATCTGCTCGGCATCCCGCGCGGCAGTGAACAGGACGTTGCGATCTTCCTTGATGGCGCGCATCCAGCTTCCGACATAGGCGGCATGACGTTCCGGATAATGGCCAAGCCCCAGTTCGGTGGTCAGCATGTAGCTGGCAATCTCGGCGCGCAGTTCTTCCCTGGCATAAACCTCGGAGCCAAACGGCCCGAACTCCCGGGCCATGCGGTTTTGATGGCCGGTGGCATGGCCCAGCTCGTGCAGCGCGGTTGCGTAATAGTCATATTGGCTGTGAAAGGCATTTTGCGGCGGCAGATGGATTTCATCACTCATCGGGCGGTAAAAGGCCCGGTCCTTCTGATCATGAAGGATGGGAACCTCGCCCTGTTTGAGCAGTTCTTCGGCCCGCTCGACCGGTGAGAAAGTCGGTTCCGGGGCAATGAAAGGGGCAAGACCGTCGATCTGTTCGGCATTGAACACAACGGCATGAAAGACCTGGGGACGATCCAGGCGCACTTCCCGGGTTTTAACCCTGCCGTCTTCACCAAGAACCGGTTTGCCGTCCGCATCGAGCACGGATTGTTTGTCGGTCCATTTCCAATATTCAATCCTGGTGCCTTTTTCGCCCTTGCGCACCTGGGCATTCTGCGCCGTCGCCTGCCGGTAGGTCATCCAGCGCGGGTCTTCATGGCCGCGTGTTTCCAGCCACAATGCATTGATGCCGCGATAATTGGCCCCCGAGACCGGATTGAACGGCCCAAGGCGGACTTTGCCCGGGTCCCAGGGCTTTTGCCAGGGGGCGGTGCCGGCTTCGATATGGGTGAGCAATTCTTCGACCACCTGGTCGCGATAGGATTTTTTCTCGCTCATTTGCGTGTCCTTTCGGAACTGAGCCTGGTCATTTTCGGGGAAGGTTTGTTGCAGCCGGGTGCCGTTCCGAATGCCGGTGGCAACGGATTGGGCGGTTTGACGCAGTTCGGGGAGGGTGAGCGGGCTTTGGATCAGGCCCGCTGTGCGCAAGGCACGCGCAAACACCGCACGGGTTTTGTCCCACGCACGGCTGGTAAAACTGCGTTCATCTTCGGCAACGAAGGCGAACACTTCCTCGGCTTTGAAAAGTTCGGGCTGATCGGCGTAATCGCGATCAACCCGGTCCCAGAAGGGTTTTAGCGATGGTTCCTGTCGTGTTTCGAGAACACGATGGAGCAGATCGCGTTTGTCATCCGGCGCAAAGGTATTAAGCCCGTAATGCCCGAGCAGTTCGTGGCGGATGACGGTGCGGGCTTCCTGCGCACTATGTAGATTTCGGCTGGCAAGGGTAAATAGTCCCCTTGCGGGGTGGTAACTTCCCTGTATGCCCTGGCCTTTGGCGTCTGGTCCATAAAGGTCCTCCGGGTCCTGCGCGACACGCACTGTCACGGGTATATTGCCACGATATTCCTTTAAGAAATCGTTTGCGATCTTCTCGGTTTCTTCAATGGAAAGGCTCATGAGGCAGCATCCTCGCCGCTATCCTCATCAGCGGTCGGATCAAGCCCGTCAAAATGGCTGTCAAGCGCGTCCTGGTCGGACAGGGCGGTTTCACGAAACGCGCCCATATCGTCGGCCACATCGGGATCAACATGGAGCGGACCCTCTTCACCGGCACGGTTCACCCCTTCGGTTGCCAGCTTGAAATAGTCGCTTTCTGAAAGATGGGCGTTGGCGGTTTCAACAGGACGGATTTTGGGAATGTCAGACATAGGTGGTCTCCTGCGAGCTGTTGGGGGAGGGAAGGGATTGCGTCATTTTTGGCGGCCGGACCCGGCTGCGGCTGCGCAAAACCGGGTCAAGGAAATAGAGCTTCTGGCGGCCCCAGATCGGCGGGCGACCGCCGACAAAAATCAGGGTGTCGCCGGGCTTGGGTTTCTTTTTGCCGTCGGGATCCACATCGATCATGGGCAGGCGCATGATTTCATCGGCGGTCAGAAGATCGCGCGAGACTTCATGGAGGTTTTCCGATTGTGATCCCGGGGTGCCGAACTTGCCCGAGCGCGAATGCTTGCGCTGGACAATGGTCTGCTTGCCCGCCAGCTTGGAAAGCAGCTCTGCGGTCGGCAGTTTGTTGGGGGTGAAGGCAATGCGGACATGGCAGTTGGCAAAGATGGATTCATCCTTGCCGTATTTTTTATAAAGCTGCTCGATATTCTGGATGATGATGTAGGCCTTGATGCCGTAGCCAGCCATGAAGGCCAGGGCCTCTTCAAAGACTTCGAGTTTGCCAAGGGCGGGAAACTCGTCGAGCATTAGCAACAGCCGGTGTTTATAGCCCTGCTTTTGCTCGCCATCGCCAAACTCCATTTTTTCGGTGAGACGGCGGAGAAACAGGTTCATCATGATGCGGATCAGCGGGATCAACCGGTCCTTGTCCGCTGGCGAAAACACCAGATAGAGCATGGTGGGTTTTTCGCCATTCATCAGATCATTCAGGCGGAAATCACTGACAGCGGTATTTTCGGCAATGATGGGATCGGCATAGAGCGTTAACTGGGTTTTGGCATTGGAATGCACGCCCGAGCGTTCCTGCGGTGCCTTGATTGCCATGCCGTTGGCGCCGCGTTTAACCTCCTTGTTTACATGGGCATGGCCATGCTCATAGGTGGCCATTGTTTGCAGGATGGCGACAAAGTTGTCCTCGGTATCCATGTCATCGCCATTGCCGGAAGCACGCGGTGTTGGCGTTTCCTCGTCGCCTTCAATCGCCTCGTCGGGCGGGGTGACCGTGCTGATGCCTGAAAGGAAGATATTCACATCATCAAAATTGGCGATGCGGCCTTCTTCCTTCTGCACCTTGTAAATGACATGGAGCAAGACGACAGACAGCCAGCCCCAGCCTTCTTCCCGCCAGTAATTGCCGGCAATGCCCTTGCCATCGGGATCGACCACCATATTGGCGATGTTCTGGCAATCGGCGATGTCACGGCGGGTATTGATGCGGATTTCGGCGAGCGGGTTAAAGCGTACCGTTTCATCATTGTTGGGATTGCTGGGATCAAAACGCAGCACGGTTTTGCCCTGATCGCGGTTCCAGCCAGCGGTTTTGGCGTAATTCTCGCCCTTGATGTCGAGCACAAGGCCGCTTTCCGGCCAGGAGAGCAGGGTTGGTAAAATGATGCTGACCCCTTTACCACTGCGGGTCGGGGCAAAGGCCATCACATGTTCGGGGCCGTGATGGCGCAATTCGCGTACTTTGCCAAAGGCCCGGGGAAAGCCGCCAATCACCACCCCTTTGCGGGTGAGCAGGCGGGACTTTTTGATATCCCGCCAATTGGCCCAGCGGGCTGAGCCATGCAGTTCCCTGCCTTTGCGATTGCCCGAAACCGTATCGTTGCGCGCCCGGGCCGAGAAGATGGCCAGTACAATCAAAACCAGCATCCCGGAGCCGAGAATGACCAGGGCGGGATATTGCATGTTATCGGGCAGCCCGGCGGGGTGAATGGCAGCGGCATACAGCCATTGCCACCATTCAAGGCTGCGCGGATCAAACCCGACACTGAAATGCCAGTCGGCGATCACGCCGGCCAACATGCCCAAGGTGATGAGGAACATGGCAAAATGATAAAGCCGGGCCGTCATGCCGCCCTCCCGTCTTTGAGGATGTAATGGTCATTGGCGGGCTGCCAGAGATCGGTAATCCGGCGAAAGCCGTCCGGCCCGCGTTTGATCTGCACGACAAGATCGATCATCTCGGTCAAAAACTCCGGGATGCGGTCCATCTTCATGCCTGCCCAGGCAATGTTCTGGTCGAACTTGCGATGAATGGCCTGTTTGGGGCTGGTGGCATGGATGGTGAAGGTGACACCGGTTGTGCCGGCATTAAGGGTGCCAAGGGCGGCAAAGGCGTTTTTGGTGGAAATCTCGCCAAACAGCACCCGGTCAGGCGTGATGCGATTGACGTGATCAAACAGAACCCGCCAATCGACCATGCCGGTGGTGACAGAGCTTTCGCGCGCCGCCAGCAAGCCATTGCCATCCCAGAAGGGATCCAGGGCCAGCTCCATAGTGTCTTCCAGAGCAATGACGCGAATGTCATCGGCGAGTGTTGAGAGCAGAAGATTGAGCAGGGTGGTTTTGCCGGTATTGGTCCCGCCCGAGATCATGATGTTTTTGGCCCCCAGCATGGCCTCGGTCAGCACATCGCGGATCTCGCTTTCACAGGCGATGCGATGCAGGGGCAGG
The window above is part of the Thalassospira marina genome. Proteins encoded here:
- a CDS encoding plasmid mobilization protein, which produces MATTRNLVKTYLDDTELAHLDRLAGQMRLSRSELLRRLLMNSKLPDQRTFEASQAILDLLRVNADQARLGNLFKLALDEPLSADLLVKFDQLILDITDTQNALKSLVREIDSSLHRKAS
- a CDS encoding zincin-like metallopeptidase domain-containing protein, with the protein product MSLSIEETEKIANDFLKEYRGNIPVTVRVAQDPEDLYGPDAKGQGIQGSYHPARGLFTLASRNLHSAQEARTVIRHELLGHYGLNTFAPDDKRDLLHRVLETRQEPSLKPFWDRVDRDYADQPELFKAEEVFAFVAEDERSFTSRAWDKTRAVFARALRTAGLIQSPLTLPELRQTAQSVATGIRNGTRLQQTFPENDQAQFRKDTQMSEKKSYRDQVVEELLTHIEAGTAPWQKPWDPGKVRLGPFNPVSGANYRGINALWLETRGHEDPRWMTYRQATAQNAQVRKGEKGTRIEYWKWTDKQSVLDADGKPVLGEDGRVKTREVRLDRPQVFHAVVFNAEQIDGLAPFIAPEPTFSPVERAEELLKQGEVPILHDQKDRAFYRPMSDEIHLPPQNAFHSQYDYYATALHELGHATGHQNRMAREFGPFGSEVYAREELRAEIASYMLTTELGLGHYPERHAAYVGSWMRAIKEDRNVLFTAARDAEQIRSWVSQPELREQLKPVLAQEKQQEATKMVRKNRIVPEQREDMPGWNEKDVRENWMLHAGRLENMVNIDIERMVEAKNAFDQIDIAGQGSDDPAIRAQATKHQQETFARMDKLGNFTTSYAELLSVMYDAHPDQDHFKPFRPDWFIPAEEREHKLAKSLGTDPARGVADRVFERQAENTAVKIKEDWMLHAARLDGLPDGEARALNDAKNSFKRIDVWWQYSDDPDKKDRSFNQERETFTTMADLAGRSAKHAELLSAMYDAHPDQDYFKPLRPQWFVPEAQRTSELVKSLGADPGQKMAERFIAEQKQARQESRAEELTAQPARTPQLQENMAAHDSPENNPGTPSKRHYLNVSYSEKNDAKALGAKWDRRAKSWYVQDDADLKPFARWNEQTLEKPQSRMRPEEEFALACRENGLVIEGLPTMDGKWHRVSVESDRKGQKSGSYRGFIEGIPAGNIVNYKSGNEPVKWVSSAAERNPAEIERSKAEAAARKAQMEENLKAQYKQVAKRAYAMVQGADTASGDHVYLQRKQVGGETLKQDIHNNLLMPMTTAKGFIENVQVITPDGSKRFLKDGRKTGLMHMIPGSKKGPILIAEGFATGKSLNMATGYQTAIAMDSGNLAPVAEALQKAFPNRPLIIAADDDHGVEARQGINPGLKGAERAAARVEAAVIKPPLSPAEKQAGLTDYNDLHVARGIDSLAKTVKQQIKELGLTQKLQKARTLPAPKQQQRSQRQQVAI
- a CDS encoding type IV secretory system conjugative DNA transfer family protein is translated as MTARLYHFAMFLITLGMLAGVIADWHFSVGFDPRSLEWWQWLYAAAIHPAGLPDNMQYPALVILGSGMLVLIVLAIFSARARNDTVSGNRKGRELHGSARWANWRDIKKSRLLTRKGVVIGGFPRAFGKVRELRHHGPEHVMAFAPTRSGKGVSIILPTLLSWPESGLVLDIKGENYAKTAGWNRDQGKTVLRFDPSNPNNDETVRFNPLAEIRINTRRDIADCQNIANMVVDPDGKGIAGNYWREEGWGWLSVVLLHVIYKVQKEEGRIANFDDVNIFLSGISTVTPPDEAIEGDEETPTPRASGNGDDMDTEDNFVAILQTMATYEHGHAHVNKEVKRGANGMAIKAPQERSGVHSNAKTQLTLYADPIIAENTAVSDFRLNDLMNGEKPTMLYLVFSPADKDRLIPLIRIMMNLFLRRLTEKMEFGDGEQKQGYKHRLLLMLDEFPALGKLEVFEEALAFMAGYGIKAYIIIQNIEQLYKKYGKDESIFANCHVRIAFTPNKLPTAELLSKLAGKQTIVQRKHSRSGKFGTPGSQSENLHEVSRDLLTADEIMRLPMIDVDPDGKKKPKPGDTLIFVGGRPPIWGRQKLYFLDPVLRSRSRVRPPKMTQSLPSPNSSQETTYV
- a CDS encoding ATPase, T2SS/T4P/T4SS family, which encodes MNAINPLYKNIMAPLARYYDDPKTVEVRLNRPGEIIVDRRGEGKMRIVDADLSLARIERICRSLGNQRGLPFDGDTHPILSTALEEGHRFECLVGPSVRTGLSLAIRCKHPFTPGWDQIVPPASKNAGTPLEETLPLHRIACESEIRDVLTEAMLGAKNIMISGGTNTGKTTLLNLLLSTLADDIRVIALEDTMELALDPFWDGNGLLAARESSVTTGMVDWRVLFDHVNRITPDRVLFGEISTKNAFAALGTLNAGTTGVTFTIHATSPKQAIHRKFDQNIAWAGMKMDRIPEFLTEMIDLVVQIKRGPDGFRRITDLWQPANDHYILKDGRAA